A single Campylobacter ureolyticus ACS-301-V-Sch3b DNA region contains:
- the coaBC gene encoding bifunctional phosphopantothenoylcysteine decarboxylase/phosphopantothenate--cysteine ligase CoaBC, translating to MILKDKKILLGVCGSISFYKAFEILSSLKKLGADVYVMLSDGALKFVNYEAFEALSNHKVLCTKTENWQEGINHIEYSKMDLIVLAPASVNSINKLAHGFCDNIFIETLIASKAPIIIAPAANTNMLENEITKDSIKTLKEKGVKFIEPVTKTLACGDVGKGALAEIESIINAVKKEFLKDDFYTGKTVIITGGSTSEKIDDVRVITNLSSGKTSKALADAFYLLGANVIFISSYEYNVPYKLLKFDSSFGLQSALLTQKMNAGDIVIMAAAVSDFIPNKVKGKISKDDVDGVLTLNFRKNEDIISKITTPGVKKIGFKLEVKQSSSVDLAKKALKDKGLDAICLNVLNDVLTFGSENTKISFISKNKDIETIEGPKQSVAFKLAELIKSLFDE from the coding sequence ATGATATTAAAAGATAAAAAAATACTTCTTGGAGTTTGTGGAAGCATAAGTTTTTATAAGGCTTTTGAAATTTTATCAAGTCTGAAAAAACTTGGTGCTGATGTTTATGTAATGCTAAGCGATGGAGCTTTAAAATTTGTAAATTACGAGGCATTTGAAGCATTAAGCAATCATAAAGTATTATGCACTAAAACTGAAAATTGGCAAGAAGGAATTAACCACATTGAATATTCTAAAATGGACCTTATAGTTTTAGCACCAGCTAGTGTAAATTCTATAAATAAACTAGCTCATGGCTTTTGTGATAATATTTTCATCGAAACACTAATAGCTTCAAAAGCTCCTATTATCATAGCTCCAGCTGCAAATACAAATATGCTTGAAAATGAAATAACAAAAGATTCTATAAAAACATTAAAAGAAAAAGGTGTTAAATTTATTGAGCCAGTTACAAAAACTTTAGCTTGTGGAGATGTTGGAAAAGGAGCTCTTGCAGAAATTGAAAGCATTATAAACGCGGTAAAAAAAGAGTTTTTAAAAGATGATTTTTATACTGGAAAAACAGTTATTATTACAGGCGGATCAACAAGTGAAAAAATAGATGATGTAAGAGTAATAACAAATCTTTCAAGTGGAAAAACCAGCAAAGCTTTAGCTGATGCTTTTTACTTGCTTGGGGCAAATGTTATTTTTATAAGTAGCTATGAATATAATGTACCATACAAATTACTTAAATTTGATAGTTCTTTTGGACTTCAAAGTGCTCTTTTAACGCAAAAAATGAATGCTGGAGATATCGTTATAATGGCAGCTGCGGTGAGTGATTTTATCCCAAATAAAGTAAAGGGAAAAATAAGCAAAGATGATGTCGATGGTGTTTTAACTCTAAATTTTAGAAAAAACGAAGATATCATCTCTAAAATCACAACTCCTGGGGTTAAAAAAATAGGATTCAAACTCGAAGTAAAGCAAAGCTCATCAGTTGATTTGGCAAAAAAAGCATTAAAAGATAAAGGACTTGATGCAATTTGCTTAAATGTTTTAAACGATGTTTTGACCTTTGGTAGCGAGAACACAAAAATAAGTTTTATATCAAAAAATAAAGATATTGAAACTATTGAGGGTCCAAAACAAAGTGTTGCATTTAAATTAGCCGAACTTATAAAAAGCCTTTTTGATGAATAA
- a CDS encoding LptF/LptG family permease: MNKINRYLLSSFISSFASLFSVLFLIMSIVFFIQIAKITSFIEINSSELFKLYLFMLPRILIFTTPIAFFVALAVSLFRLSRENESIVIFTFGYPSKKIARFFLFLSAILSIILLFTSLIMMPYAENLKDNFVDYKKTQATLNLKSSELGQKFGEWLIFIQSDEKLNKNTIYNDLIMYAPKKNDEKEKIILAKKGEFKSEDSVFKMILSNGLIYTVDKNIHITSFKNMIIRSNPTGQIRDTNSIINYWMSAKTDKKRAKDLSIYTLVSLFPLASVLFAISLGIVTYRYEKGFVYVGVFGVLFSYFASIMLLAKKPFIAIPVVFSLFFITSLFAFYQKISKKY; this comes from the coding sequence ATGAATAAAATAAATAGATATTTACTATCAAGTTTTATAAGTAGTTTTGCCTCACTTTTTAGTGTTTTATTTTTAATAATGTCGATTGTTTTTTTTATACAAATTGCAAAAATTACTTCTTTTATAGAGATAAATAGCTCTGAACTTTTTAAATTATATCTGTTTATGTTACCTAGAATTTTAATTTTTACAACACCAATTGCCTTTTTTGTTGCTCTAGCGGTTTCTCTTTTTAGGCTTTCAAGAGAAAATGAGAGTATTGTTATATTTACTTTTGGCTATCCATCTAAAAAAATAGCTAGATTTTTTTTGTTTCTTTCGGCTATTTTATCCATAATTTTACTTTTTACTTCACTTATAATGATGCCTTATGCAGAAAATTTAAAAGATAATTTTGTCGATTATAAAAAAACACAAGCAACTTTAAACCTTAAATCAAGCGAACTTGGACAAAAATTTGGTGAATGGCTTATTTTTATACAAAGCGATGAAAAACTTAATAAAAATACAATTTATAATGATTTAATAATGTATGCACCAAAAAAAAATGATGAAAAAGAAAAAATTATCTTAGCAAAAAAAGGCGAGTTTAAAAGCGAAGATAGTGTTTTTAAAATGATTTTAAGCAACGGACTTATCTATACAGTTGATAAAAATATTCATATAACTTCATTTAAAAATATGATAATTCGCTCAAATCCAACAGGCCAGATAAGAGATACAAACTCAATAATTAATTATTGGATGAGTGCAAAAACCGATAAAAAAAGAGCAAAAGATTTAAGCATTTACACACTTGTTTCACTATTTCCATTAGCTAGTGTTTTATTTGCGATAAGCCTTGGAATTGTTACTTATAGATATGAAAAAGGGTTTGTCTATGTTGGAGTTTTTGGAGTTTTATTTAGCTATTTTGCAAGTATTATGCTTTTAGCAAAAAAGCCATTTATTGCAATTCCTGTTGTTTTTAGTCTATTTTTCATAACCTCATTATTTGCTTTTTATCAAAAAATATCTAAAAAATACTGA
- the uppS gene encoding polyprenyl diphosphate synthase, translated as MNKLNHLAIIMDGNGRWAKKRGFIRTKGHDSGANVVENVAKFCIDKDIKNLTLYAFSTENWARPKSEVEYLIKLFKEFLIKKEEIFIKNEIKFETIGDLSKFDDELLNLITKIKEKTAIFNKLTFTLAVNYGSKDEIVRAVKKLISKGDEINETTISQSLDTAKIGDVDLLIRTGGEQRLSNFLLWQASYAELFFTPTLWPDFSYNELEKIVEKYTKIHRKFGGL; from the coding sequence ATGAATAAATTAAATCACCTTGCCATTATAATGGATGGGAATGGTAGATGGGCAAAAAAAAGAGGATTTATTCGAACAAAAGGTCATGATAGTGGCGCAAATGTAGTTGAAAATGTAGCTAAATTTTGTATAGATAAAGATATAAAAAATCTAACTTTATATGCTTTTAGCACTGAAAACTGGGCTAGACCAAAAAGTGAAGTTGAGTATTTAATTAAGCTTTTTAAAGAATTTTTAATAAAAAAAGAGGAAATTTTTATAAAAAACGAGATTAAATTTGAAACAATTGGAGATTTGAGCAAATTTGATGATGAGCTTTTAAATTTAATCACAAAAATAAAAGAAAAAACGGCTATTTTTAATAAATTAACTTTCACCTTAGCTGTAAATTATGGCTCAAAAGATGAGATAGTAAGAGCGGTTAAAAAGTTAATCTCAAAAGGTGATGAGATAAATGAAACTACAATTAGTCAAAGCCTTGACACAGCAAAAATAGGCGATGTTGATTTGCTAATTCGAACAGGCGGAGAACAAAGGCTATCAAATTTTTTACTATGGCAAGCAAGCTATGCTGAGCTATTTTTTACCCCTACTTTGTGGCCTGATTTTTCATACAATGAACTTGAAAAAATAGTAGAAAAATACACAAAAATTCATAGAAAATTTGGAGGACTCTAA
- the truA gene encoding tRNA pseudouridine(38-40) synthase TruA, with protein MMKIKLIYSYNGSNFSGSQSQPHKNSVEDRLKMALFRVGIFEKLTTASRTDKGVHALNQVSTTNCGEFWDLNKLKEQLNRHARPLINIKKIEKVSSEFHPRFSAKKRSYKYILNHSNFSPFLENLCLFYDEIDVEKLNLSLSKFIGKHDFKEFMKTGSDIKDSIREIYKAYAFSYKNLTIIKFQANGFLRSQVRLMVANALKEQISNQKFSLEKPITRIPASPNALYLERIFY; from the coding sequence CTGATGAAAATAAAATTAATATACTCTTATAATGGTTCAAATTTTAGTGGCTCGCAATCTCAACCACATAAGAATTCAGTTGAGGATAGATTAAAAATGGCACTTTTTAGGGTAGGAATATTTGAAAAACTTACAACTGCTTCAAGAACAGATAAAGGAGTTCACGCACTAAATCAAGTAAGCACTACAAATTGTGGGGAATTTTGGGATTTAAACAAACTAAAAGAGCAGCTAAATCGCCACGCAAGACCTCTTATAAATATAAAAAAAATTGAAAAAGTATCTAGTGAGTTTCACCCAAGATTTAGCGCTAAGAAAAGAAGTTATAAGTATATTTTAAATCACTCAAATTTTAGTCCTTTTTTAGAAAATTTATGCCTTTTTTATGATGAAATTGATGTAGAAAAACTTAATTTAAGTCTTAGTAAATTTATTGGAAAACATGATTTTAAAGAGTTTATGAAAACAGGAAGTGATATAAAAGATAGCATTAGAGAGATTTATAAAGCTTATGCGTTTTCATATAAAAATCTTACGATTATCAAATTTCAAGCAAATGGCTTTTTAAGATCACAAGTTCGCTTAATGGTAGCAAATGCCCTAAAAGAGCAAATTTCAAACCAAAAATTTAGCTTAGAAAAGCCAATTACACGAATTCCAGCCTCGCCAAACGCTCTTTATTTAGAAAGAATTTTTTATTAA
- a CDS encoding prepilin peptidase — protein MIILSIFYFIIGICVASFSNVLIYRLPKNESINFPASHCQSCKTPLKWYHNIPLFSWIFLGGKCAFCKSKISPQYPLVELMGGIFMLIALYKEFEFNGFNFSQNEYLMLFKALMIGLLFIILLASSVVDFRYTAVPDALLNSSVVISLLYAFSFDGVKNALIFAAIFYAIRFILSKLKKMEAMGLADIYLFACMGAVLGLNLGFFAIFIGAILTLPFYAAVRQKDYEMPFFPFLSIGLFVVYCFDAYSLKFLNFVMYA, from the coding sequence ATGATAATTTTATCAATTTTTTATTTTATAATTGGCATTTGTGTAGCATCTTTTAGCAATGTGTTAATTTATAGACTTCCAAAAAATGAAAGTATAAATTTTCCAGCATCACACTGCCAAAGTTGTAAAACTCCTTTAAAATGGTACCACAATATTCCACTTTTTTCTTGGATTTTTTTAGGTGGAAAATGTGCATTTTGCAAAAGTAAAATAAGTCCTCAATATCCATTAGTAGAGCTTATGGGTGGAATTTTTATGCTAATTGCGCTATATAAAGAGTTTGAATTTAATGGCTTTAATTTTTCACAAAATGAGTATCTTATGCTTTTTAAGGCCTTAATGATAGGATTATTATTTATAATTTTACTTGCTTCAAGTGTGGTTGATTTCCGTTACACTGCCGTTCCTGATGCTCTTTTAAACTCATCTGTAGTTATTTCCTTACTTTATGCATTTAGTTTTGATGGAGTTAAAAATGCTTTAATATTTGCAGCAATATTTTACGCAATAAGATTTATTTTAAGCAAGCTTAAAAAAATGGAAGCTATGGGACTAGCTGATATTTATCTGTTTGCTTGTATGGGTGCTGTTTTGGGTCTAAATTTAGGATTTTTTGCTATATTTATAGGTGCAATTTTAACTTTGCCATTTTATGCAGCAGTAAGGCAAAAAGACTATGAAATGCCATTTTTTCCATTTTTATCAATAGGACTTTTTGTGGTTTATTGCTTTGATGCTTACTCTTTAAAGTTTTTAAATTTTGTAATGTATGCATAA
- a CDS encoding ATP-dependent helicase: protein MPLSKLNKDQLAAATAPLGRNLVIASAGTGKTSTIVARIAHLLNNGVDPKKILLLTFTNKASKEMIARLERYFDKKITADITAGTFHSVSYTLLRSLGKNVVLKQPSELKILLKSLVDKRKFNNISDVKPYSGAYLYDIYSLFQNKIIDGNFYNWFVENYGEQSVYVEIYEDILNEFEEEKEKFGYVDFNDLLLKMKRELKKGAPLNFNEILVDEYQDTNSLQGSLIDSFNTKSLFCVGDYDQSIYAFNGANIDIIASFKTRYENAKIYALNINYRSTKGILALANKVIENNPRLYEKHLSVNRNGEFKNPRLLIFDEIYAQYSKIADIIKSSKFEKTNIAVIFRNNSSADGIEASLRERGIASKRKGGVSFFENREIKSLINFIGILINPKDIMAFMQIFEYAKGVGAAVSKEVYDALNSLGGGNIIRGFLNPDKEAKIYETKKKNYQLGLFDDLDIFDEVSRFDEVKINQNFIKNPVLKYAKLSNSAAYMLSEIYNLLLKTTNINSSREILKDIVYSNAFAIIVDDIATKRATLKSGKVDEELKKENIQKIYQKCEILVSLTRNYKDIESFYSFLTLGAGEMSEGEGVNLLSIHASKGLEFAQVFVVDLAQNRFPNLKLMASGGSLEEERRLFYVAVTRARDELILSYAKYDKIRKIEYKPSQFLIEAGMIKE, encoded by the coding sequence TTGCCACTTTCAAAACTTAATAAAGATCAACTAGCAGCTGCTACTGCACCACTTGGAAGAAATTTAGTAATTGCAAGTGCAGGAACTGGAAAAACATCCACAATTGTTGCAAGAATTGCACATCTTTTAAATAACGGTGTAGATCCTAAAAAAATACTTCTTTTAACTTTTACAAATAAAGCTTCAAAAGAGATGATTGCAAGACTAGAGCGGTATTTTGATAAAAAAATAACCGCAGATATTACAGCTGGTACATTTCACTCAGTTTCTTACACGCTTTTAAGATCTCTTGGAAAAAATGTTGTTTTAAAACAACCAAGCGAGCTTAAAATTTTACTTAAATCATTGGTTGATAAACGTAAATTTAACAATATCAGTGATGTTAAGCCTTATTCTGGAGCTTATCTATACGATATATATTCACTTTTTCAAAATAAAATAATAGATGGAAATTTTTATAATTGGTTTGTTGAAAATTATGGAGAACAAAGTGTTTATGTTGAAATTTATGAAGATATTTTAAATGAATTTGAAGAAGAAAAAGAAAAATTTGGATATGTTGATTTTAATGATTTGCTTTTAAAAATGAAACGTGAGCTTAAAAAAGGAGCTCCTTTAAATTTTAATGAAATATTAGTTGATGAATATCAAGATACAAATTCTCTTCAGGGAAGCTTAATAGATTCCTTTAACACGAAAAGTTTATTTTGTGTTGGAGATTACGATCAAAGTATTTATGCATTTAATGGGGCAAATATTGATATAATTGCTTCATTTAAGACTCGTTATGAAAATGCTAAAATTTATGCTTTAAATATTAATTATCGCTCTACGAAAGGCATTTTAGCACTCGCAAATAAGGTAATTGAAAATAATCCAAGACTTTACGAAAAACATTTAAGCGTAAATAGAAATGGAGAGTTTAAAAATCCTAGACTTTTAATATTTGATGAAATTTATGCTCAATACTCAAAAATTGCTGATATAATAAAATCTTCTAAATTTGAAAAAACAAATATTGCTGTTATTTTTAGAAATAATTCAAGTGCCGATGGTATTGAAGCTAGCTTAAGAGAAAGAGGCATTGCTTCAAAAAGAAAAGGAGGTGTTAGTTTTTTTGAGAACAGGGAAATAAAGTCTTTAATAAATTTTATAGGAATTTTAATAAATCCAAAAGATATTATGGCTTTTATGCAGATTTTTGAATATGCAAAGGGTGTTGGCGCAGCCGTTTCAAAGGAAGTTTATGATGCACTAAATTCTCTTGGAGGGGGAAATATAATAAGAGGGTTTTTAAATCCAGATAAGGAAGCAAAAATTTATGAAACTAAAAAGAAAAACTATCAACTTGGACTTTTTGATGATTTAGATATTTTTGATGAAGTTTCAAGGTTTGATGAAGTAAAAATAAATCAAAATTTTATAAAAAATCCAGTACTTAAATATGCAAAATTAAGTAATAGTGCAGCTTATATGTTAAGTGAAATTTATAATCTCTTGTTAAAAACAACAAATATAAACTCATCAAGAGAAATTCTAAAAGATATAGTTTATTCTAATGCTTTTGCCATAATTGTAGATGATATTGCTACAAAAAGAGCAACCTTAAAAAGTGGCAAGGTTGATGAAGAGTTAAAAAAAGAAAATATTCAAAAAATTTATCAAAAATGTGAAATTTTAGTAAGTTTAACTAGAAATTATAAAGACATAGAGAGTTTTTATAGTTTTTTAACACTTGGGGCTGGAGAGATGAGTGAAGGTGAGGGTGTAAATTTGCTAAGTATTCACGCAAGTAAGGGCTTGGAATTTGCTCAAGTTTTTGTAGTAGATCTTGCACAAAACCGTTTTCCAAATTTAAAGCTTATGGCAAGTGGTGGCAGTCTAGAAGAAGAAAGAAGGCTTTTTTATGTAGCTGTTACAAGAGCTAGAGATGAGCTTATTTTAAGCTATGCAAAATATGATAAAATAAGAAAAATTGAGTATAAACCAAGCCAATTCTTAATAGAGGCTGGAATGATAAAAGAATAA